The Festucalex cinctus isolate MCC-2025b chromosome 14, RoL_Fcin_1.0, whole genome shotgun sequence DNA window ttcacattttgaaatagatttatttgttcatttatttattattattacaatagcAAAATCTCACCACATCAACTTCGACGTTAAACTCCTGATCAGATTTGAtcgtgatgtcacttcctgtagggGGAAACGTGTGGGCGcaacctcctgctcctcctctcactcatcctctctctctccccctctttGGTTTTAAAAGGAGGACGCGTGCGCGCGAGCCCCccactcgctcgctcgctcgctcgcacgGCAGCAAAGATGACAGCCGTGAAAGTTCTGCTCGTGCTTCTGGCCGTTCTGCCGAGCGCTCGCGGGGACGTGAGGGCCCGAGACCCCGAGGTGGAGCAGGAGGAGGGCGAGGGAGAGGACTGGGGCGTCATCAGCGCCACCGAGGAGACCCCCCTCATGCAGGATGGGGGCAACTACCCGGCCCGAAGTGGGTGAGTCCATCAAACCTCAGCTGGAATTTTACACTTTGTCTTTTGGAGGACAATTTGTGTCTTTTGGAACCCGCTAACTGATTGATCATTATCATTGTTGGATGTTTGTTAGCGTCCAATCAGAATAAATACACATCGTCAgcagtgacagaaaaaaatgcattattatttatgaatatatCAAGCCTTGTGTTATTTCTTCTTTCCTGTCACTTCCACTTCTTGAACGTAGTCGTGATTTGCAACTTGGCCGGCCTGAGCGCAAATACACTGGATTGGTTTTGAGTAAAAGTTGTGCTTTGGTGTCATCTTCTGGCGTCGGAATGTCAAGGAACTGTTTCAAAGTGCAGCTTCattcagtaattaaaaaaaaaaaagcagtgctttgctaccatcttgtggcatcttacaGCCTTAAAACTCCTgggtaaaataaactaaaaattatTGCTCAGATTTTTGACCAGAATTAGGTTATTTTTGatccagcagttttaagagAGTGGCACCAAAGAACTACAGCATGTTGAAGTGATTTGAGGAGCttcgtttagacaaaagtagtgctttaccACCATCCCGTGGCATGCTAAGTACAGAAGAACTATGATGAAGTGAACTGAGTGTTTCATTTAGACAAAGGTAGTGCTTTGCCATCAAATTGTGGCATTAGGTAACAAGGAACGATGTTAAAGTGAttggaggagcttcatttagacaaaagtagtgcttcaACGCCTCCGTGTGGCATCTCAATACAGAGTAGCTATGTTGAAGTGGTTTgaagagcttcatttagacaaaagtagtactTTAACGTCACCCTCTAGCATCTTAATACAGAGGAACTGTGTTGAAGTAAGTTGAgattcatttagacaaaagtagtactTTAACGCCACCCTGTGGCATCTTAACACAGAGGAAgcttgttgaagtgagttgaagagcttcatttagacaaaagtagtactTTAACACCTCCTTGTGGCATCTCAACAGAttaactatgttgaagtgagtagtgctttgctgccatcttgtggcatctatggGGAATTATAAgccttgttttagttttttgttttttagcggGGGCGGGCGGCGTCATTTACCAACAGAATTTCGCGGCTCGTGTTGTTCACCatcaccagcaaaaaaaaaaaaaaaaaaaaaaaaaatcgtctccTGCATTTTGGCTCCCCCTGCAGtccaaaaatgaaacaaaatgacaCTCATATGTCGCATCCCCACTGTTTTCCTTTGGGCGCATGATGGTGTCCAATCGTGTACTTTCATCCCTGACATGTGTTCGCATTCCAAGCGTGTGGCGCCTTGGCTGCGAGCAAGCAGGAAGTCTTTTtgcgtgttttgactgccagCATGTTGTTCACGTCTGCCACCCACGCCGACGCTTTACGAGCCGCTCACCAGGTATGAGGCCAGCCCGTCACATCGCCTTATGGAGCTCTTCTTCAAAGGGCGGGCTGACGAAATCGGATCTGACTTGTCATCCGGCGCCACCTTCAGGATAACTTTATGTTGACATTTGACACGCAACTAGTTGGATGTAAACAtgaaaaagtcacttttttttccaatatgtgCCTCTTCCATCTGCACTAAAGTAAATCAACGCAATGCAGTCACTATTTGTGGCGTTTGCTCGACTGGTTCGGATGTTTGTTGCGTTTGTTGCGTTTCCTGCCGAGTGACTTGAAGTGTCCCGGTTGTGCGTTATTTGAGCGCAAACGTCACAAATGTGTTGACGTGCGCGTCACTTTGTTTCAGCTGTTCAGACTAAATACGAGGATTGAATGTCGCCGCCACGGACGTGTTCGGAAACCCTGAGGGACCCTCGGGACCCCTGAAGACCCCCTGAGGGCCTTTGACAAAACAATACTCCATTAGCGCcttaacacgcacacacacacacaaagacgcATCATGTTTGAATCAGCTTTATTGACGACATCCGTGATGCTGCCGAGGAAGAGGTCAAAAGCTCCCACGGGACTTGTTGACCTCTTGATGCATGTCAGTGTTCTACTGGACAGCAGGTGGCGCTCATCATGTGTCGCTTCATCCACAAGATGCAGAAGAAGAAACTGCAAAATCGATGAAGAGGGAAACAATCGGATCCACACTGCTTCTGATTCTCTTGTCTTGGGATTCACATTGATTCTGATTCGGGACTTCTTGTGATTCACATCACTTGCTGCTTCACGCTGCTTCTCATCTATAAACACTTTGGATCTGATTCTAATCCCCGTCGCTTCTGTCCTAAATTGCCTATGATTCATTTGTCTTCTGATCCACATCAGTTGTGGTCTGGATTGCTTTTGATTCACATTGCTTCTGATTCAAACTGATTCTGATCCACATCTCCCGTGATTTGGAGTTTGTTGCTTCTGCTCCACATTGGTTCTAATCCAGATTGTTTTTGATTCTCGGCAATTCTGATCTTGAAAGCGCTTGAGCTACATTGGTTGTGATCCAGATCAAATCCGATTCAAAAACATCTCTTGTGATTTGGAGTTTGTTGCTACTGCTCCACATTGGTTCTAATCCAGATTGTTTTTGATTCTTGGCAGTTCTGATCTCGAAAGCTTCTGATCCACATTGGTTGTGATCCAGATCAAATTCGATTCAAAAACATCTCTTGTGATTTGGAGTTTTTTGCTTCTGCTCCACGTTGGCTCTAATCCGGATTGTTTTGACTTCACGTCAGTTCTGATCTCGAAAGTGTCTGATCCACATTGGTTGTGATCCAGATCAAATCCGATTCGCATTTGATTGACATCagttctcactcactcacattgaTTGTGATCTACATCACTTCTGATGCAACTTGCTTCTGATAGTTTACACTGTAGCAGATTGCTTCTGATCCAGATTGCATTTGATTTGCATTGGTTCTGGTCTTAAGTGCTTCTGTTCACATTGGTTCTGATAcagattatttcaaattgacatggCTGATTCACATCTATTCtctacattgttgctgcatgcaCATCAGTTCTACTCTAGATCGCTTCTGATTCCAATTTCTTCCCGTCCACATCAGTTCTGATCCAGATCACCAAAACAAGCAAGTGGAGCGAGAAATTGTCATTTGCAGCTCGTGCTGAGGCGCATGAAAGTGTCGTAAGAATGTCGTTATCGGCGTCTTCATCATGCAGGTGGACGTGCGCGCTGATGCTGCGTCAGCAAAaaatcttctccttcttctacaTTCTCCTTTGCAAGTGTGAAATAAATCAAGCATGTCTTGCTTTTCCTTCCTTCCGAACGGCCGACACCCACTGAGCTActggaagaaaaaacaacaacgtcaaTTTGACGTTCAGATAGGAAATTGTGTCCTAACTGATCTTTGCAGGAGACAAACATTTGTAAACATGGAAATTCCTCTGCTCTCCTCACGGTCACGTCTGCAAATATTTGACTTTTGAGTTATCACGATCTTTGACAGTAAATTCGACTCTGCTGAACCAATACAAAGCCAAAGTTTGTACAGTAGTTGAATTGTGGGATTGTTGCTGCGCTCGCTCGCCCCTCCGACAGGAAGCGCAGGAAACAATGGAGGAATAAAAGTCCAAACGTTGCATGAAGTCATGTTTTCCCATCAGTCGTTTATCCTGCAGGCAGCAGGAAGACGCGAGCGCGCACAAAAATATGGATTGAAGCTGTTCAAACAAACAGCCGCCGGTTTTCATTTGAATGTTGTTGTTTGCTGTGAAGATGAACtgagatgataataataatattaataccgatgatgataataataatgttgatgTGAAATGTACAAATGTTCTTCACGTGTGCGTTTTGCAGGAACTGGTGCGCGTTTGTGCAGAAGCGGGTGGTGACCACGGCGGTGGCGTGCGGGACGGAGAAATACACCATCAAGTCCCAAAGTCCGTGTCCCAGCGGAACGCCAGACTGTCATTTGGTCATGTAAGGAAGCAACCACAACCAAGCATCAAATACTTTCGCTTACTGTTTCGAGACCAGGGGTCAGCAAGCGAGCGTTCCTGactcaaaagagccattttaggccaaattaataaccaaaaaccataacacaaaaatatgagagCAGTACGTTGACATTCATTTTCTGCGACCTTTTGTCTtctggttttgttttgggttttttttatttcatttatttaattatttaattatttatttttgtataatttttcagactttgttttattttttggggggaggtttttcatatttcatttttcatacatttttttgactTCTCtggctttctgtcaaatttctggcttttttggcaattacaaagacattttgtgttaattttctgaatttcttcttttgttttgggacattttactcctatttttaaatacttttaaaaaaaaaatcaatttaattcaattctctgacatttttggcaatttcatgggcAATTTATGGTAATGAtcttcttttcctcttcctttttggacattttatggtaacttattggacatttttaggtaattgttttaaaacattttgatcGACCTTTCCcctctctttttctgactttttttttttttttttttgcaattccaaagacattttatggtaattttctggatttctttttttgttttgggacattttattcattctttttttttttttaaactatctggcttttttttgtttgttttttttaattctgacatttttgggcaACTTATGGTTCTgcatttcttcttcctttttggacattttatggtcattttttttcttggacatttttagataattttttttaaagtttttcatctacttttcatctctttttctgacaacttcatATTGTGgactcagactttttttttattatctttaaTTAGTCATATTTTATCTAAATCATgaattcattgaaacaatatttgatctaaaaaataaatatgtttatttatttatttatttctactccacATGAGAGGGACAAAATATTCGGGCTATGCGTCCGTGTGCGCAGGTACAAGCTGTCCACTCGGCCGCTCTACAGGCAGAAGCAGAAAGTGACCACGGCGCTGTTGTGGAGATGTTGTCCGGGACACGGAGGAGACAACTGCGACGACATAGGTGACTCCTCCTCTTATGCGCTTCAGTATCGTCACCGTGGCAACAAGCTGCCCACTTGGTGTCAATCACCACAAATCACTGATTTGTGCTCACTTGATTGGCTGTGATCAATTGCACGGAACAGTTTGAAAACACGCTTACAGATGTGAGTTATAAAATGAGGAGGTTGATTTCTCCCATTTTAGGACACTTGACGTGAACTCTGGAGTTCCTCAAGGTTCTTTTCGAGGACCAATACTGTTTACACTCACTAGCTTTCCTTTACATGATATTTTAGTAAACAATACGTAAAGATATttcttttgttatgtttttaacACCCTGTAGCctcttaaattagtcatttatcTCTGAAAAATcatatacacaaaaatatatgcTTAAATGTAATTTATGTTACTTTAAACACAAGACCATAATGTCAAAGCCTCAATGGAAGGAAACTaaacaaacaacatttttttgaggAACTATTTTCTGTGTTTGTGTTGAATTGGGCTAAAAACGTCTCTCTTAACGGAGCATTTTGTTTCCACTAAgctctatttttaatatttgttttcccTCGTCCCCCAACTGGAGTGTATTCGGGACCAGTACGCGTTTAATTTAGTCCGGACTTGTTTTGTGGGAAAGAGTCATGTTTGCTCGGAGTCCGGAGGAGGACGTCCTGAAAAGGAAGACAGACGTAAATAAAAGCAAACTTCCTGTCAGGTCTTTATCGGGCACACGCTCATCGTGTCGTCGTCGTCTTTGTGTGCTTTTATAAGTTGACGCAActgaaaaagtcaagattttaaaaaatgacaataataatatatcaaatGTTAACTTATCTTTGACAGTCGCTGATGCTCAATCCGACTCTGCGAGCTCGTCTCCGATTGGAGGATCCGAAGTCCAGCGATCTCCTGGAAGTCTCCACACTGCTGGTACCATCTCACACATGGCACGTCTCCAGAAAACAACggattggtcgccagtcaatgtcagggcacatatagaccaaaaaatggactggtcgccagttaaTGCCAAACAGGAATCCAACTCACATTGACACCAATTTAGGTTCTTCAATGAAGCTatctaacatgctaacatgtttttggaatgtgggagtaaAAACCAGGTtgtgaacatgcaaactccacacaggcgAGGccagagattcaaacccagaaccggCATGCAAAACCACGAGGACACCGTGCTGACCAAGCAATCGCAATTCCATCAAACTGTTTTTTAAGCTCCGCACTGTTTTCCTTTCATGTGAGTTTGGATTGGAACTAGCGTCACTTCTGTAATCTGAAAGCAAAACGTCAACTCCGGTCGCATGATTTTACAACACGTGTGCACACATTCGTTCTCCTGTCAAGACAGTGCGGAAGCCACGCAGTTGAGAAAGTGAGCGTCCGGGTCATTGGAAGGtcaaaagccccccccccccccccccctccccgggAGGAAAGTTTGAGTAAAccatgcccccccccctttccacCCTGCTTCCATCCTGTCGACCTTGACTCACCCCAGTGGAGATTCTTGCCGTCAAACCGCCGGCAGGTTAAAAGTTGACAGCCGTTTTTAATAGACGAACATCATGTTGAAGTGACCTGACGAGAGGCCGGGTTTATTTTTAACTGCGTCCGGCACGCgtgggcattttttttgcttttccttcCTTTAAGCGGCGGCATATGTACAAGTGCAAAGGAGCGTTCtgtcagaaaaacatttttgcaaacTTCTTATCACATCCCTCCTGTTTTTGGAAAATTACGGCGAAAGAAAAGCGCTGAAACGCGGCTTGCTCCCACCACACCTCCGATTCAAAGCACTTCCTGCCGAGCCCACGGCGTGAAGTCATCAACCTCGCTGGACACAATCAGAGGAACTCCAAATCCTAAAATACACCAACCATGACTCACCAAGCAAGTGCTTTGACTTTTCAAGATCGAGGCCAGCATCAGCCTCCaatatttttgcaaatttgTATCAATCCCGGGTTCGCTATatttgaatgctaattgctgcagaaggGAAGCTGatagaaatatgctttttttttcttctgatgaaagaagagattctaatctttctttttcctTATTAAGTCAGCCActgaaatgacaaaaacaatcaatcaataatgtAAACAAGATGTTTGTATTAACTGTCAAGATAAATTGTGACTGTCTTTCAGGCGAACTGCCACAGCAACAGCACAGCGACCCAAACAGAGAGCAGAACGACCACCAGGGGTCAGTCAACGCGCCGCACAATGTCAGCCATGCTCGCTTTCCTCATCGTGGACCAAATGGGGACCACGCTCAGCACCAGGACCGCCTTGAGCATCCCACCCGCGTACCAAACCGGGACCACGTTCAGCATCCCGTCCACACTCCGCACGGGGACCATGTGATCCGCTATCCTGTCCACGTTCCATATTCGGAGCGCGTCCGGGATCCAGTCCAAGTTCAGGATCATCGGGACCACGCACAGCATCCTGTCCATGTCCAGTATCCCATCGACGTCCAGGATCGGGAACCCGTTCAGAATCCTGTCCATGTGCAGCATCCCATCCAAGTTCAGGACCGGGACCACGCACAACATCCCGTCCAGGTCCAGAATCAAGACCAGGTCCCGCATCCTGACAGAACGCACGAGCAGCAGGAGCCCCTCCATCATCCTGGTGAGTGTAAATTTACAGTAGGTCATGTTGGCTTGAACTattaactccatccatccatccattttcttgaccgcttattcctcacaagggtcgcggggggtgctggcgcctatctcagctggctctgggcagtaggcgggggacaccctggactggttgccagccaatcgcagaactattcactcattttttaaatactttgtccgaACCCACGCCTACGAAACTATGACCTGAACGCAGGGATGTCTAAAATACGGCCTGACGTCCATTTTTTAATGGCCCGTGGcgtatgctaaaaatgtcatttgactaagttaaaataaaaaaataaaacatgtttggagatggtcaaagtaagaagggagggtgtcgaaaaacacagctgctactaaagtttattttagtgaactaaaactaacgaaaaaactaaaattcaaaaaacaaaaaaacgaagatgctttttaaaaaaagaaaacacaatttctcataatggcccttgcgtccttctgattttctgtatgtggccctcaaatgaaaaacgtttggacacccctgaacgttttagaccgctcggccatcctgacatatttATGCTAgcgtttttttctacttttcctCAAGGGGTTAACTTAACTGACGCAAGCGTGGCGAAAAGAAGACCCTCGTTTATGCGTTTACGTGCGTGGACAGGAAGTCTCCCGCCTCACCGCCGTAAATCACGTTGACGCTCGTTCGGGACTGCCAGCTGACCGACTGTTTGTGATTTCAAACTTTGACCCCCGCCATGCCAAAACTTCCCGTCACTGCTCTGCGACCTCACAACTCCTACGTTGGGGTTTGTGTGCTTGTGGGTGGCagttttttgaatcaatcaattTTATTGAGTCAATATAGTTTCAAGTTTAATATATTACTTTAATTgaatatttgtatgtatttaaatgaaatataaCAATAAAATTTGCGATATAAAATGTTGAGTAAATGGAATTGTTCTTGTGCGTTTGAGGCGCTTACGAGGAGGCGTCGCCCGCCGTCGGCGTCCCCCCCGCGGCGCTGCCTCTCCGCCACATGGTGGCGCTGCTGATGTCCCAGCTGCAGCCCAGCCTGCTGCTCTTCAACCGCTCGCTGGAGCAGCTGGAGCGTCGGCTGGGCGAGCTGGGCCGGGACGTGGCCGAGCTAAAGGGCGCCCGGCGCCGCGAGCGCGACGACCTCGCCGACTACGAGCGGCGCTTGGACGCCAAGGTGGAGCAAagcgtccagcaggtggcggcgCTGCGCGGGCGGCTGGAGAGCGAGCTTCACTCCCAGCGTGCAATGCTGCACTACAACATCAGCAACTTCAAGACCGACCTGGACTTCAAAATCAAACGACACGGCAAGATGCTGCAGGTGAACATttattgtagacaaaatatcaattatgaaattatgattattattttatttttttttgctgtcaggTCAGCCTGCAGGCCATGAACGCCACCCTGGCAGAGCTCAAGCTGGACCAGGAACTGGAGCAGGcacaggaacaggaacagggAAGAGCAGAGCAACAGCAGGAAGCGGAAGTGGCTCCGCCCCCGGAGGAGGCGCACCCGATGATGTCACAGACGTCTGCCGTGTGGGAGGCCATCGAGCGCCTGGACAACATGGTGGTCAACAACACCATCAGGGTGAGATGCCGCTCGTGCTGCACCGGCGCCATCTACAGGCGGCGCGAGGCACTGCAGACTCAGCATGTTTTTCACTtgttatatgtgtgtgtgtgtgtgtgtgtcgtatttttttacttttaacattttacttttgacaatttcttttaatttttgacTGACttcttattattttacttttttttttcactattttgctgttgtttttctgtttgattttttaacttgttttttgctacttgttttccctttactattttttcactttttgacttttactttttgacatactttttttactatttattgtactttttttttttttccttctgtttgacttttattttttgacttaGGTTTTACTTTATGTATTTGTACTTCATGACATAGTTTTTACTAATTACAGTATGTTTCTTTTTGGCTCTTTAcactttattttccttttttttttttttttttaaattacatttttactatatattttattttttttgctttttgactAATAACTTTTGACACAATTTACAATtatacttttaaatatttactggagtttttgttttttaacttttctttttgacttttgtttttacttttctaAAGTTTTTTGACTGACTGGTTTCTTTTGCTCTTACCGTTATTTTAGTCAGTATTACTcttgacttttttccccccatttgttttactttttgacctttagcccacccagggacgccaaaaacaagaaacacaaaaaaaaacacgttacaAAAAaggaaccaaaaaaacaaaaactaaacaaaatacagaaaaaaccctaaaaaaaagtaacacaaacaaaataccaaaaaaaccctaaaaaagaaaaaaaactaaataaaaatgaaaagaaaaaaaacaaacaaaaaactaaaaaacaaagccAAACCTTTTTGACCTTTCTTTTGGACTGTACCACTGATGCggaccttgactttttgacttCTGACTTCCAGGTGGCCGATCTGTGGGAGGACGCGGCGGCGACGTCGGGCGCCGTGGAGCAGCTGCGCGGCGCCGCCAAGGCGCTGGGCGAGCGCGTGAACCAGACGGCGCGCACCGGCCAGGTGCTGTTCATGGAGACGGGCCTGGAGGTGGAGGCGGCCAAGGTGACGGTGCTGGAGCGCGTGGAGCGGCTGGCGGCCAACCTGAGCCGGCAGGGCCAGCGGCTGCTGGAGATGGACGTGGACGTCGACTACCTCTACACCGCCCTCTACAGGAACAACTCGTCCACGCCGTCGGCCCCCTGCGACTGCGTGCGTCTGGCCGAGGCGCTGGGACGGCTGGAGGGGGGCGTGGCCAACGCCACGGAGCTGGCCAACGAGAACCGCCGGgccctggaggaggaggaggcccgGACGTGGGGGGCCGAGGCGG harbors:
- the LOC144000948 gene encoding uncharacterized protein LOC144000948 isoform X1; amino-acid sequence: MTAVKVLLVLLAVLPSARGDVRARDPEVEQEEGEGEDWGVISATEETPLMQDGGNYPARSGNWCAFVQKRVVTTAVACGTEKYTIKSQSPCPSGTPDCHLVMYKLSTRPLYRQKQKVTTALLWRCCPGHGGDNCDDIVADAQSDSASSSPIGGSEVQRSPGSLHTAGELPQQQHSDPNREQNDHQGSVNAPHNVSHARFPHRGPNGDHAQHQDRLEHPTRVPNRDHVQHPVHTPHGDHVIRYPVHVPYSERVRDPVQVQDHRDHAQHPVHVQYPIDVQDREPVQNPVHVQHPIQVQDRDHAQHPVQVQNQDQVPHPDRTHEQQEPLHHPGAYEEASPAVGVPPAALPLRHMVALLMSQLQPSLLLFNRSLEQLERRLGELGRDVAELKGARRRERDDLADYERRLDAKVEQSVQQVAALRGRLESELHSQRAMLHYNISNFKTDLDFKIKRHGKMLQVSLQAMNATLAELKLDQELEQAQEQEQGRAEQQQEAEVAPPPEEAHPMMSQTSAVWEAIERLDNMVVNNTIRVADLWEDAAATSGAVEQLRGAAKALGERVNQTARTGQVLFMETGLEVEAAKVTVLERVERLAANLSRQGQRLLEMDVDVDYLYTALYRNNSSTPSAPCDCVRLAEALGRLEGGVANATELANENRRALEEEEARTWGAEAAVEALRGSLRQVKESMMSEQNRTTTLESSVRHLSVLLQETRARTESRQDSPKESSSSSSSSSSSSSSSSSSSSSSSDNENVRAEMTRVLAEMKRLSASFNSLLKDAIRHSDVLEILLGEEVLEFLEWPVHDQEAHSIPALRQNIGILQRALGAGNRSLAAAAAAAAALAGDAEEEEEEAPPADEPSSRSARHGGDDGGGGDLRKLERIAEELRLQLLRAEEEGAELRTEVARLKRGLEEHLRTFKSVFSNADVLERSRAALELDKLQRMLAAKEERKKRGGGGGRGGRHRNRREAPTGSHARHAKRPAETAAVPGHLGAL
- the LOC144000948 gene encoding uncharacterized protein LOC144000948 isoform X2, giving the protein MTAVKVLLVLLAVLPSARGDVRARDPEVEQEEGEGEDWGVISATEETPLMQDGGNYPARSGNWCAFVQKRVVTTAVACGTEKYTIKSQSPCPSGTPDCHLVMYKLSTRPLYRQKQKVTTALLWRCCPGHGGDNCDDIVADAQSDSASSSPIGGSEVQRSPGSLHTAGELPQQQHSDPNREQNDHQGSVNAPHNVSHARFPHRGPNGDHAQHQDRLEHPTRVPNRDHVQHPVHTPHGDHVIRYPVHVPYSERVRDPVQVQDHRDHAQHPVHVQYPIDVQDREPVQNPVHVQHPIQVQDRDHAQHPVQVQNQDQVPHPDRTHEQQEPLHHPGAYEEASPAVGVPPAALPLRHMVALLMSQLQPSLLLFNRSLEQLERRLGELGRDVAELKGARRRERDDLADYERRLDAKVEQSVQQVAALRGRLESELHSQRAMLHYNISNFKTDLDFKIKRHGKMLQVSLQAMNATLAELKLDQELEQAQEQEQGRAEQQQEAEVAPPPEEAHPMMSQTSAVWEAIERLDNMVVNNTIRVADLWEDAAATSGAVEQLRGAAKALGERVNQTARTGQVLFMETGLEVEAAKVTVLERVERLAANLSRQGQRLLEMDVDVDYLYTALYRNNSSTPSAPCDCVRLAEALGRLEGGVANATELANENRRALEEEEARTWGAEAAVEALRGSLRQVKESMMSEQNRTTTLESSVRHLSVLLQETRARTESRQDSPKESSSSSSSSSSDNENVRAEMTRVLAEMKRLSASFNSLLKDAIRHSDVLEILLGEEVLEFLEWPVHDQEAHSIPALRQNIGILQRALGAGNRSLAAAAAAAAALAGDAEEEEEEAPPADEPSSRSARHGGDDGGGGDLRKLERIAEELRLQLLRAEEEGAELRTEVARLKRGLEEHLRTFKSVFSNADVLERSRAALELDKLQRMLAAKEERKKRGGGGGRGGRHRNRREAPTGSHARHAKRPAETAAVPGHLGAL